From Lewinellaceae bacterium:
TTCAAAATATAGGGAGAAATCCCCCCATAAATAATCTCATTAACGGTCAAATATCCAATTATCTTTCTATTTTTAACTATCATAGGAGGGGTAGAGGCAATATCGTTAAATGCACTGTAAGCACTGATATCACTGCCAAATTTTCCAATCTCATTCCATATGCTATTTGAAGAAATAATGCTACCATATGTTCCGATCTCATTGAAAATAGAGTTTAAATTTAACTCGTTAGTCAGTGTACCTAAAAATGTATTATCAACGTCTTGAGCAAATATAGAAGCTCCTCTAAGCAATGTGATTACTTCACTGTACTGATAGTTTGAAGATTGATTGTATGAATTGCTCGAGTTAATCTGCACGACGTTTATGGTTTCCTTTACGCCGTCAACTTTCATCACATAGCCACCTGATGTTTTGTATATCATCACTTGAGGTGAATAAGCATAATGATACAAATAGGAATATGATGATTGTTGCCAAACCTGCCCGTTCATCATTTTGAAAATAGTTTCACCTTCCCAGCCATCAAATTCCCCATCGATCCGAGTTTCAATAATTTGCGCATTTAAATGTAAAATAAAAGCAAAAGTTGCTAAAATCAATGACAAAAGTGTTTTCATATATGATTATTTAGTTGTAATAACCTCTTTATTTCTTGACAATCCGTTCGTTTACTGAATATTAAATTGTACCGTTAATTAAATAATATGCTTAAAAGGACTCCAATCATTCCCATGAATAGTACGAACAGCGCCTGAAAGATAAATGCCAGAATAAAAGGACAAAAGACATCCCAATCCCCAATTTTTCATCCTCTCCTGAAGTTTTTATTAAACCGTATCGATTTAGGATCATCATACTCAATAATAAGAAGATAAATAACATGATAAGTTCATTATACTTTGCTATTCAATACATTGATTTAATAAATTCCCATTGGAGTCGTACCAAATATTGTCATTGCATAGTATGTAATTGCCAATAAATTTTACGCTATAATACTCATTAGGAATAATAGAGTTATTCATATTATCAATAACACCCAAAGAGCCTGAAGAGAAACTATAATAGGCAGCTGAACCAATTCCATATTCTCCTTCAGGAGCCGTTATAAATAAGCCATTGGCGTTATCTACATAATTAATGTAAAAATAGTTTAGTGGTATTATGACATCACCTTTTTTATCTATAATTCCAGTCTTGCCACCATCTATTATGCAATTAAGTTCACATTTTTTCTCACCTTTAATATTCGCATAATACATGGTTGTAGTATCATTGCCTTGAATATATTTAAAATCAGAAATAACATCATAATTATATTGTACTACGATATTATCTCTTGCATCTATAAGTCCAAACTTATTAAATTTATTTGATATGAATAGATGTTGTTTTGTTATTTTACTAAACTCGAATTGCGATATTTCTTTTTGCTCTGCTAAACTATAGTACCTATTGATTCCATTCCATGTATGATATGTCAAAATATTATTTTCAATATCTGTTCCATAAGCAGCAGAAGGCAATTTAATCTCTTTAAAATTGTCGTTAATATTTATTAGATAGTTATCTGGATATCGCCATCCCTTTACATAAGGCTTCTTATAAACTTCAATGTATTGATATTTAAAAGGTGTTAGTAACGTACCTAAAGGATCTCCAATAGCCCAACATTTTTTTTGGTCCTCGCAAGAAAGTCTATATGCATAATAATCATCGAATAAGTATACTATTTCACTGTAGGTTGGGTCTACAACAAATTTACCCTCTTTATTTATAATTCCATATTCTCCCCCTTCCCATCTAGATCCTAATGAGCTCCCTTGGTATTCTCCTCCGTAAACCACTATTGCATGATCTCCGTGAAAACTATAACAATTATCAAAATAGGTATTGATAATTATGTCTTCCAATTTGTTTACATATCCACAAGATGTAGTGTAATTGGAGTTATATACATTGTATATTAGAAGTTCTTTATTTTGCTTTAGTTTTGAATAATCTTGAACTAATCCTATAAGCCCAGATGATGCTGTCTTAAATACATATTTGTTATTAAGTATCGTATCTGAGACAATTATGGTGGCAGGGAAAAAATCAAGATCCTTATAGGGACGATATGATTTCGTTTGATAAAAGGTATCTGCTTTTAAGTTATATGATAGCTTATCGAAATTGAATTCAAATTTTGATATCTCTTTATCGTTATCAATATAAATATTATTTAGGAAGGCGATATGTTTGTAGCTGTTATACTTTTTGGGTTGATTTAGAATGTCAATTATCAATTTGATTCTACCAACTATTGAATCATTGTATATACTTGGCTTGTAGTTTATAAGCTCTGGAAGACAAAAGTAATCAGTTAAGTTGCGATTGAGTTCAGGATGGGTGCTAAGATTTTGAAAACATTTGGGTGATAAATATTTATTATAATTTAGTTGATAATATAAGTTGTACAATATATACTTATTGAGTATGGAATATTTTGTTAATAATATTTTATTGTCAGACCTATTAAAGTGAGTTACTTTTAATATGTATTTAGTCCCAATCATTAATAAAAACAGTGAGGAAATTAGTATTAAAAAGTAATTAGTTTGCTTTTTTATATATATATATAGTAATATAACAAAGAATGCAATAATATATAATAACTGGGTATTAAATATGAAATAATGTGATATAAAACTTTCAAATGAAATACCTATTATTGCGGTCAATATGGTTAGATATAATCGTCTCATATTTTGTTAATTCATTATTTCGAAAGAAAATTTTAGCGCATTGAATTTGGTTATCAAATCATGTCTTGATCCTACTTGAATCAGTATTGATTTCTTCTCTTTCAAGAATATGATCGCTTTTGTAGGTATCCCCATTTGTTCAAATGAATACTCGAGTGCTGGTACGCCTTTATAAGTTATATTCTTATAGTCCAGACCACTGGTAGCTAGTTGGCTGGCATATGACTCTAAAAATTGTTTTTCAAAGTGGGAATAAGTGCTTGGTAACAAGCTGGTATAACTATCCGAAAGATCATTGATATTGATATTAGTGATTGCTACATATTCTGGGTTATCTTTATTCTCTAAACAGATGTACGCACCAAGTATTTCATTTCCTTGCGATTTTATCATTTTTATGAAATTAGTATTTTCGACTAATGTGCATGGACAAGCAACTCTGAAGCCAGCAGCCTTTAAGGATTGAATGTTATTTTGCCCAAATGCAACAACTGAAACGGAAAATAATGCGATGGCCCCAATGTATTTCATATTCTTCATGATTAGTTGTTTTAAGATTAGAAGATTCAAATCATAATTACTTCCATTTATTTTGGATGATTAAACTATTAAGTATCGAATTTATAACTGGTTCATACTTTGAGATATTCGATTGTAATTCATTTTCAAAACTGAATATCATGCCACCAATATTGATAAAATAGTGCTTATATATTACGATTGATGAAATGAATTGTGTTTTCATATCTATTGTCCCTCTTGAAATGGTACCCATGACCTGAATGATCATTCCAGGTTGACCATCAAATTTAGTTATTCTATAGTTTTTACTCAAAATGGTCGATAGGCCAAGAGATTTGATAAATACTTCTGCATAATCTTCGGTGATCATTTCATCAGCTAAATCATATTCAAATTGCTGTGATTTATAATAGTTTACCTCTTCACGTGATAAGTTCGGGTTTTCTTCTAATAGTGCCTTATACATATCTTTTATTAATACTGTAAAGCTGCAATCTCCGATCGGGCTTTCATATAAATAAACAATGTGCGGCCGTTTTCCTTCCTTCTTACTCCAACTCAGCGGACAGGTTAAATTTAGTTCTAATCCACTGGATTTTGGATGGTCTTTGGTGTCTACGGTTTGGATAAAACCATCCTTTATTTCAGTATAAGGGTTACTTCTATAAGTCGGATTGTGCGCTAATATGATTTTGATATTTTCTACGGTTGTTTCGTCTTTACCTTTGATTTTGCTATTGGTAAAGTTATTCAGATAATCCATGGCCACGTTTCTGGTAACTCCCTCGTAATTAAGTAATGGTTTCATTTGTATTTCAAGCTTCTCCTTGTATTCTTCGACAGTAATCTCCATTGCTTGGGCCATTTCTTCTTCCATTGCGTCCAATGTCGTTCTAAAAGCCAGATTAAAGCGCATCTTCGACAAGGTCACTTCCTTAGCAAGATCAGGATATGTGTCGGATATGTACTCCAGAGCCCAAAAGACACCATACGAATAACCAATGGCCTTTGAAATGTCAAGGTAATATTGCTGATCTTTAGTCTGGCTGCTTGCATTTATAGAAAGAAGTATTAATATAATTGCCAAAATGGATTTCATCTTATTATTAATGTTTTGTTGATGCAATTTTACTGGATCTAATAAAACAGTGTAGTTTATATTGACTTAATTCTCACAAGCTTTATAGATTACAAGAAGCAGTATCAAGATAATGGTAAGTACAATTTGCCAAATTATCATTTTACCTGCTTCTTTCACAGCTTCTTTCGCTCCAGCTTATTATTATATAGTATGATGAAGTGTTATATGTTCTACATACAGATGTAAATTGTCTTCTCATATTCATTGTAGGTTTTATGAATTGTGCTTTGATTGGGTGAATGCTCTATACCTAAGGAAGCAAACAATGTGCAATTACTTAACATCCTCACTTAGTTGTTGAGATATTCATTGCTATAAATGAAGGTTCGCTATTAGAGATCTAACCTTTAATAACTCTGCGTCTTGAATTTTGACATTTGTAATTTATTAAATTTTCTCGTCACATTTTAGCCTGTTTCTTTGTGCCTATATGATAGCCTTAGGTAGTATATGCAATATATAATGTAGGAACAAAGTATAAAATGAAGAATAAAAGAGTGCTAAAATATAAAAAGAACAAATATAAAGTAGATTTGGCTTGCTACTGCAGGATTGTCCTAGATGACAAACGAAAGATAACAGATTGATCTGTGATCAATTGTTATTGATTTGTTTCAAGAGGCCCAAGCAATGAATAAAAATATAATTGTAATATCCTTGGTGATTACAGTTTGATCATCGAACCTGAACACTTTGGCTTATGGGACGCATCTACTCCTTTTCCGGTACCCTCCTTGGCTCCGTTTCCAGCAACCGCTTCTACAATGCCAGTGGTATCGAAATCGGTATGGTGAATCAGGACCGCCTCTACAATGGCTCTGGTCGTCTGCTGGGTTCGATCCAGGGCGACCGGCTGTACGATGGGAGCGGCAGGCAACTGGGATTGTTGTCTGGCGACCGGCTGTTTGACAGCAAAGGAAACCGGCTGGGTACCTTACTGGGTGACCAAGTGGTCAATGCTTCGGGGGTGACTATTGCCAGAAGCTCAGGACTATCACGGAAGGAACTGATTCTTTGGTGTTATTTTTTCTTTTAATGTATTCAGTAACTAAATTGGGGTAACCAAATTCAACCAATCATCCCATGAACCTGGAAATCCTAACCCTGGTCCTTAGCCTGTTCACCGCACTATTAGTCATTATCCTGCTCTTTCGCCGGCAGCCGGACCCGCTGCAATCCACACGTACCGCCCTGGAAGAATGGGGAAACAGACTCTTTGGTCTCTTCGGCCCGGAGTTCAAAGCCAACCGGGAGGAAATGGCCCGGCAATCCAAAGATCATTTTGAGCACCTCACCACCCAGCTCATCCGTGCTCAGGAGGAGCAGGGCAAGCGACTGGAAGCGATGACCAGAGAGATGCAGACCACGAAAGAGCAGACCAACCTGCGCCTGGAGCAATTCCAGGACCGCACCTCGCTGCTGCTCTCCGAGCTACGCAAAGAGGTTTTTACCCGACTGGAAGCTATCCGCACCGACAACAACCAACAACTGGAAAAGGTACGGCAAACGGTGGACGAGAAATTGCAGAAGACATTGGAAGAACGCCTCGGTCATTCCTTCCGCCTCGTCCAGGAGTCACTCAACCAGGTACAACAGGGATTGGGTGAGATGCAGTCCCTGGCCCACGGCGTCGGTGACCTGAAGAGAGTACTGACCAACGTCAAAACCCGCGGCGTGATGGGTGAGCTGCAACTGGGCAATATCCTGGAACAACTCCTCAACCGTGATCAGTATGCCGTCAATGTGGCGACAATCCCGGATTCATCGAACTTTGTGGAGTTTGCCATCAAATTCCCCGGCACTTCCGACGACCTGCCCCAGGTATGGCTGCCCATTGACAGCAAATTCCCTCTGGACAAATATTATGTTCTGGTCGACGCCTATGAAGAAGGAGATGGGGACACCATCCAGCGGGCACAGAAGGAATTGTGGCGTACCGTGCGCAGCATGGCCAAAGATATCCATGATAAATACATCGCTCCGCCTTACACCACGGATTTTGGCGTTTTATTCGTTCCCATCGAAGGACTGTATGCAGAGATCGTCCGTCAGCCCGAACTGGCAGAAGAACTGCAGCGACAATACCGTATCCTCATCGCCGGACCCACGAACCTGGCCGCCTTTCTCAATGCCCTGCAGATGGGATTCCGTACGCTGGCCATCGAAAAAAGAAGCAGTGAGGTGTGGTCGCTGCTGGCGCAGGTCAAAACGGAGTTTGGCAAATTTGGCGCTACCCTGGAAAAAGTCAACACGAAACTAAAACAGGCTTCGGATTCCATGGATAAGGTGAGTGTACGGAGCCGGGCTATCGAACGGAAATTGCGGGATGTTGGAGAGTTACCCACTGACGATGAGCCGGCTCAGCTGGATTTCAAATCTATTTTGGACCCGGATGAGTTGTTTGAGAAGGATGGGTGAAGGGAACCACAGAGGTACGCAGAGAAGGATAGGTAAGGGAACCACAGAGGTACGCAGAGTACTGCACAGAGTTTCGCAGAGGGAATTTTAAAATATTGGATTGGTGTAACATTTTTCGCTAAGGACTGTAACAATTTCGGGTCGAGGAGAATGTGAGATAGGAGTACAGTAAATTGGGCTTTAGGGTAAACCGCAACTGTTCGAACTTAGGGCACACCCCTCACTTGACTGCCGTTGAAAAACGGTGGTTGCGGGTGGCCGTCAAGGAGGGGATGAGTGAAATTCGAATTAAAGGTAAGCCAAAATTAATGACAGGACGTTAAAGTGAGCCAGCCCGACTGAACGTCGTTCGGGCGGGTTTTGCGGGTTACGAGTTTTTTTGATCCTTTTTTTACGGAAAAAAAAAGGATGAAGACTTAATAGTATTGAGGATAAGAGTCATTCCTGTTGCCATGTAATTTCCAGAAGGTATGCCAAAAGTGAAAACTTAATAATCCTCCATTCAATTTCCAGTTAATTAAAGGTACAAATGAATATGGTTTCAGGGCCGTAGGCTACTCTACGGTCCCATTAGGTAAGTACGTTAAAGCAGAGGACCTGCCAAATTGGATTGTTTGGAAGTGTTTCATCGAAAGTGTTAGTGCTTTTCTGATTTCCTGAGTAGACTCAATATTATTATAGAAAAATCCATACCAGATTAATCTATGATCAATCAGGATTGAACTTAGTATCGGTTTTTTATACCTACCTCTTTTTAAAGTTGTAGTATAACACCGTCGAATGAAATACATTCTTATTCGTCCAACCATAGAACTTACGCCCCATGCGCTATCAATCCGATAATCAATCCTTCCGATTTGCCCCTACCGACCTTTACCACTTTATCCATTGCAGTCATCTCTCGCTGCTGGAACGTGAATTGAGTCTTAGTAAAATTGAACGACCACCATTTTCTGATCCGTATGCCAAATTGATCATGGAGCGGGGAAGTCGCTTTGAGGCAGATTATGTAAGACACCTGGAGACTAAAAACAGACGTATTATTCACATTAATCGTGGAGATATAGACAAGCCATATACCGATACTTTACAAGCCATGCAGGAGGGAGCCGACTACATCATTCAGGGGTTGCTGCAATACAATGGCTGGGGTGGATTCGCGGATATACTGCGCAAAGTAATGGATAAGCCGAGTCGCTGGGGAGACTGGTCGTACGAGGTGATGGACACCAAGCTGGCGCTGGAGACGAAAGCAGGATCGGTGATGCAGTTGGCAGTCTATACCGATATGCTTACGCAAATACAGGATTGTGAACCGGAATTCATGTATGTCGTACATCCGGATCACGGCGATCACCCCTTTGTAGAAGAGCCTTATCGCTATGCTAATTACGCCGCGTATTACCGTCACCTCAAAAAGCAGTTTGGAGCGATGATCGGTACGGAAGAACTGGTAAATTCCTATCCCGATCCGGTCCCGCACTGCGAACAATGCACCTGGTGGAAGCGATGTGAAAAGCAACGCCGCGACGACGATCACCTGACCTATGTCGCCGGCATATCGCGGATGGCGATCACTGAATTATCCGGTAATGGCATCACCAAATTAAAAGAACTGGCCAGCAAGGAGCCCACCTTCCGCCCACATCGCGGACAAAAAGAGACCTATATCAAGCTGCATCAGCAGGCCAATATCCAGGACCGTGGCAGAACCCAACACGAAAACCTCTATGAATTGCTGCCTGTAATCCAGGATGAGGGAGCACCCCGGAAAG
This genomic window contains:
- a CDS encoding TM0106 family RecB-like putative nuclease, with the translated sequence MRYQSDNQSFRFAPTDLYHFIHCSHLSLLERELSLSKIERPPFSDPYAKLIMERGSRFEADYVRHLETKNRRIIHINRGDIDKPYTDTLQAMQEGADYIIQGLLQYNGWGGFADILRKVMDKPSRWGDWSYEVMDTKLALETKAGSVMQLAVYTDMLTQIQDCEPEFMYVVHPDHGDHPFVEEPYRYANYAAYYRHLKKQFGAMIGTEELVNSYPDPVPHCEQCTWWKRCEKQRRDDDHLTYVAGISRMAITELSGNGITKLKELASKEPTFRPHRGQKETYIKLHQQANIQDRGRTQHENLYELLPVIQDEGAPRKGFLLLPEPSPGDVYLDLESDRFLEDGGLQYLFGVVLKDDYQDWTYQARWALNGAEEKEQFENLIDWLHARREAYPDMHIYHFAPYEPATLKRLMTKHNTHIQEMDQLLRGERFIDLYQILRHAIRASVESYSLKEMERFYGFERKTPLQEAGQALRALQSSLEIGDATLDEAISHTVERYNEEDCYSTLHLHRWLEALRNELIGKGISIPRPLPKDGEANEEITEREARLNALRDAIKNMLPDDA
- the rmuC gene encoding DNA recombination protein RmuC produces the protein MNLEILTLVLSLFTALLVIILLFRRQPDPLQSTRTALEEWGNRLFGLFGPEFKANREEMARQSKDHFEHLTTQLIRAQEEQGKRLEAMTREMQTTKEQTNLRLEQFQDRTSLLLSELRKEVFTRLEAIRTDNNQQLEKVRQTVDEKLQKTLEERLGHSFRLVQESLNQVQQGLGEMQSLAHGVGDLKRVLTNVKTRGVMGELQLGNILEQLLNRDQYAVNVATIPDSSNFVEFAIKFPGTSDDLPQVWLPIDSKFPLDKYYVLVDAYEEGDGDTIQRAQKELWRTVRSMAKDIHDKYIAPPYTTDFGVLFVPIEGLYAEIVRQPELAEELQRQYRILIAGPTNLAAFLNALQMGFRTLAIEKRSSEVWSLLAQVKTEFGKFGATLEKVNTKLKQASDSMDKVSVRSRAIERKLRDVGELPTDDEPAQLDFKSILDPDELFEKDG
- a CDS encoding WG repeat-containing protein, which produces MYNLYYQLNYNKYLSPKCFQNLSTHPELNRNLTDYFCLPELINYKPSIYNDSIVGRIKLIIDILNQPKKYNSYKHIAFLNNIYIDNDKEISKFEFNFDKLSYNLKADTFYQTKSYRPYKDLDFFPATIIVSDTILNNKYVFKTASSGLIGLVQDYSKLKQNKELLIYNVYNSNYTTSCGYVNKLEDIIINTYFDNCYSFHGDHAIVVYGGEYQGSSLGSRWEGGEYGIINKEGKFVVDPTYSEIVYLFDDYYAYRLSCEDQKKCWAIGDPLGTLLTPFKYQYIEVYKKPYVKGWRYPDNYLININDNFKEIKLPSAAYGTDIENNILTYHTWNGINRYYSLAEQKEISQFEFSKITKQHLFISNKFNKFGLIDARDNIVVQYNYDVISDFKYIQGNDTTTMYYANIKGEKKCELNCIIDGGKTGIIDKKGDVIIPLNYFYINYVDNANGLFITAPEGEYGIGSAAYYSFSSGSLGVIDNMNNSIIPNEYYSVKFIGNYILCNDNIWYDSNGNLLNQCIE